The region GGAGCTGGTCGCGGAAAGGCGGCTAGTATAGCGATTCACCCTTTCGCCAGCCATGCTCAACGCAGCCGAATCCACGGCGCCATTGCTGGAACCGGTCACAGCCCGCAAAAAAGCCAGCAAAGTACTATAAAAATCGGGGTAAACGGCTTGCTGCCCCGCTTTTCATCGCATATAACAGGCCCAGAACATGGGCACCCGCCCAGTGGCAGCAGCTGCTGCGGTCGTGATGCAGGGACAGCATCCTCTGCCGCCCAGTGTTCACATGGAACCGTTCCTGACACCGCAGAACCATCAGACGAGGGGTACTCGATCCTATGGCCGCAAAGAAAAAAGCTGCTGCTGCTAAACCTGCTGCACCCAAGACCACCGCGAAAGCCAAAGCACCAGCGAAAGCTGCTGCCAAAGCCGCCCCGGCGAAAAAACCCGCTGCCAAAGCCGCTGCTCCGCGCAAGGCCAAGGCCATCACCGAGCCGATGAACAAGACCCAGATCATGTCCACCATCGCTGAATCCACCGGCCTGAGCCGCAAACAGGTGAGCGATGTCCTGGATGAACTGGCGCTGATCATGGAAGGTCATATCGGCAAGAAAGGCGCAGGCCACTTCACGCTGCCGGGCCTGATGAAGGTCACCACCGTGAAGAAGCCGGCCACCAAGGCGCGCAAGGGTATCAACCCGTTCACCGGCGAAGAGACCACCTTCAAGGCCAAGCCGGCGAGCATCGCCGTCAAAGTTCGCCCGCTGAAGAAACTGAAGGACATGGCATCTGCCTGATCCGATCTGCCACCGGGCAGGTCCCGGTGGCAACCCTCCCTTCCTCCCACCGTTACCTGCTACAGTCCTCCGGCTCCGCCACCCTGTGCTGCTGAATTGATCCCCGTCTGACAACACTGCGCCGCCGATGGGGGTGTCGCGACGCCGCGCTTTCCTGCCGTGCTTTTGGGCCACCCCTTCTCTGCTCTCGCCGCCCTTCGCGCCTGCGTCGCTACCCCGTGTTCGCGTGTGCCCCTGTGCCCTGTTGTTTCTGTGTTTCTGTGCTTCTGTGCTTCTGTGGTTCTGAGCCCCTGCCTCCCTGTGCTTCTACAATTCTGCGGTTCTGAGCCTCTGCCTCGCTAAGCCCCCACAGATGTGCCACATGGCTGCTGGCATCCACTCCGACACCACCACTCAAGCGCGCTTGCACGACCAACTCTTCACCAGGAATCCGACAGCGCGGCCCGCAGCGCCCATCTGTGATGGCGGGCCGGGTCCTTACTTCTGCTGCTCTACGAGGAATCACCATGTCACGCATCCTATTTACCGGCGCCCCGGGCGCCGGCAAGACCACCCTGTTGAACGCGCTTGCGGCGCAGGGCTTTACCGTTGCACCAGAACTGGCGCGGGCGCTACTGGTGGATTCGCCGCTGCCGCTGGCCGGCGCGCGCCGCTGCCGGCAACTGGCCCGCGCGGAGCTGGCGCGTCACCGGCCGCCACCGGCCGGCTTAGTGCTGCATGACCGGGGCTTGCTGGACGCCTGGGTGGTGCAGCAGGCTGGCGGCCAGCGCCCGGCGCCGGCCCTGCCTCGCGCGCTGCAGCAACAGCGCTACCGGCTGGTGCTGTTTTTCCCGCACTGGCCGGCGATCTACCGTCGTGATGCCCAGCGACGCCAGTGGCCGCCGGCAGCACGCGCGTCGGCCACTGCGCTGTGGCAGGCCTGCCAGCACTGGGGCTACCGACCGCTGAGCGTGCCGTGCCTGCCACCGGCGGCACGGCTGCGCTGCGTGCTGGCGCAATTGCCTGGAGTTGAGTCCGGCCCCGGCCAATGCCCATAATCGCTGCCCCGCAGTCTAAGGAGGTCCTGTCATGTCCGAACGTAAGGACAAAAAGAAGGTGATCGGCGAGCCGATGACCGATGAGCAGATCAAGGTGTTTCTCGACAACGACCCGGAAGCCGGTGTCGATGCTGACTTCCACAGCTTGATGCGCGCCTACCGCAGCCTGCGCGAAGAGGACTTCGAACGCTTCCTCGGTTTCTTCACCGCCGCCGGCCGCCGCGTCGACGCCCGTGACCCGGCCGGTCACACACTGGCCGACCTGATCGCCGACCACGTCCGTGGCGCCGACTACTTGGACAGCCTGCGCCGCCACGGCGGTTAACCGCGGTTGCTCCCCTGCCCGCAGGCGCCGGCCCGACGGCCGGTGCCTGTGCTGCACAGCTGTGGCATTTTGTTGGGTGCTTGCCAATCACCACATAACAACAATGAGACACACCGATGCAGATCTTCTCGCACATGCGCCGCTTGGGGGCGGCATTGGGGCTGTGCTGGGCCATGCTGGCCATTCCGGGGCACGCCTACAGCAACGACGAACTCTACGACGATCTTGATGACGCACCGCTGGAAGCCCTGCAGCACGAGGATATTCCGGTGGACCAGCGTATCTTCCACAGCCGCTGGCACCGCGCGCCGTTCGCACCACAGCAATTCGATTACACACCACAGCAAATGGCCCGCCACTGGGACGAGCTGATGGTCGGCATCCGCGCCCCTTTTCCAACACCAGAACTGCTGCAAACGCTGATTGAGCGCTACCCGGAGTTGGTGTCCGACACCCCCGCCTTCACCGGCGATTACCAGGCCTTCAGCAATGCGCTGATTCATGTCTGGCGGCTGTTCCTGCGCGGCGATTTCCAGCAGGCCCGTGAACAAGGGCTACAGCTCGGACTGTTCGGCTTCTATCCAGCGATGTTTGCCCAGACCCTGTACGCCATCTATCTGTCCGACCGGCAGAGCGAGAAGTACATGATGCTGCAGGACGTGGCCAACCGCGCCCGCGACCATCTACCACTGCTGGAACGCGCCCAAGACGATCCCGACGCAGCCGAATTTGTCGCTTTCGCTCGGCTCGGCTATGCCTATGCCATCGCCCGCATTGCCGAAGAATCACCGGTGCCGGTGATCGTATTCCGCCGCTACATCGGCAAGATCAAAGACGGTGCCGATGATGTGTTGGCGGCGGTGCCAGAGCACCCGCTGGGCCATACTTTCCTGGCTGCCGTTGATGCCGGCATTATGCGCCGCGTAGGTCGTGCTGCCGGACGGCTCACCTACGGCGCCCGCACCGCGGTGGTGGAACAGTCCTTCCAGCGCGCCTTTGCACTGGCGCCGCAGATTCCGATCCTAAACTACGAATACGCCAACGCGGTGGTGTACCTCGGCCGTCGCCAAGACCTGCCCAAAGCCCATGAGTACTTCAACCGCGCCACTGCGGTGACGCCGCGCTGGTCGATGGATGCCCTCGACGTGCTCTACGCGCGCCAGCGGCAGCAGGAAATCCAACTGATGGAAGACGCCTACCCGAGCTTCCGTTCGTTCGAACGCCAGCGCCGGCGCTTCACCCGGGTGACCGACCACAACCTCACCAACGTGCTGACCCCGGTGCTGACGCTGGAACAGTTGCAGCACCCAGAACGCTACCGTCTTGACTGACTGACCGGCCCACGGCCGAGGTGACCCATGCGAGCTTGGTACGAATCACGGATCTTTCCGCACGTGCTCAACACCGCCACCCGGCCGTTGTACCCGGCGCGCCGGGCGCTGCTGGAACATGCCCGCGGTAGGGTGCTGGAATTGGGCGTCGGCACCGGCGCCAACTTCGAGCACTACCCAGCAGCCGCCAGCGAGATCGTTGGCATCGAACCGGTGGCCAGCATGCTGGCTTTGGCGGCGCAACGCGCCGGCAGCCGTGATGATGCGCGACGTTTCCGACTGGTGGGCGCACCGGCGGAACAGCTGCCGTTCGCCGACCACAGCTTCGACACCGTGATCGGCTGCTTGGTGTTCTGCACCGTGGCCGATCCGGTGACCGCCGCCAACGAGGCGTTCCGGGTGCTCAAGCCTGGCGGCCAACTGTTGCTGATGGAGCACGTGGCCAGCGAACAGCCCGGCCGGCTGCGACTGCAGCGCTGGCTTAACCCGCTGTGGCGGCCACTGGCCTGTGGCTGCGAGATCCATCGCGATACCGGCCAGGTGCTGGCACAAGCCGGATTCGACTTGGATGCGGTAAAACGGTGGCATCATCCGCGTCTGGCACCCCCGATGCGCGAACTGCTGTACGGCAGCGCGATGCGCCCGGGCGGCTGAACTGCCGGCGGCAGTTTGCCGCAGGCGGCCACTGCCGTGACGGCGTACACTGGCAGCCCCGGTTCACAGTGTCTCTCCGCCCATGACCTCCAGTTGGCATCAACCTCGCACTTGGCGCCGCCGCCTGCTGCTGCTGCGCGCCGGCCTGATCACCGTGCTGGCGCTGGTGTTTTGGGTCGCCGACCTGCGCGGCGTGCTGCCGCTGCCAACCCTGGAAGCCGCCGCCTGGCTGGTGGTGCTGTGGCTGCCGTCGATCGGCTGTGTGCTGACCTGGCAGGCTAATCGTCGCTGGCAGGAGCGGCTGCTGGCGGTGGAGGCCAGCGCCGACATGGTGCTGTTCCTCGGTCTGTTGCACCAACTCGGCGGCGCCGCCAACCCGCTCGCCTATTACCTGCTGGTGCCGGTGACGTTAGCCGCGCTGTCGCTGCCGCTGCGCATTGCGGCACCGCTCAGCGCGCTGGCGATTGCCGGTTACGGCTTCACCCTTCACTGGTACGGCGAGCCGCTCGACAGCGCGCCCCTGCACGCACTGACCCAAGACATCCATCCCCACCACGGACTCGGCATGTGGTTGGCGTTCGGCGCTGTGGCGTTGGTGTTGACCGGCATGGGCCAACTGCTGCGCCGCACTCTGCGCCAAGAGGCGCGCAGCCACAGCCGCGCACTGGACTTGGCGTTGCAGCGCGAGCGCATGTACCAAGTGGCCGCATCGCTGGCCGACCACGCCCATGAACTGAACACGCCGCTGTCGACGCTGCTGCTATTAAGCGAGTCGCTGGCCGACAATCCGGCGCTGCCGGATGACGCCCGCAGTGAGGCCATGCAGATCGGTGAGCTAGCACGCCGTGTCAGCCAGCGACTGCGGCCACCGGCAACGCCGGCAGCAGGCGACAGTGCGCCGCAATCGTTGTCGAAGCTGTGCCAAGGGTTGGCCCACAACCTGCGCCATCTGGCCCCCACCCTGCGGGTGCATTTCTCTGGCCCCGAGGACCCGTTGCTGCCGCACCCGGTGGCGCTGCAGCGGGTACTGACCAACCTTGGCTACAATGCCTGCGATGCCGGCGCCCGCACCCTCGATGTGGCCTGCAGCACGGCCGGTGAACACTGGCTGCTGCAGCTCAGCGATGACGGCCCACGCAGTGCAGTGGCGCCGGAGCGTGCCGGCCTCGGTATTGGCCTGACGTTGGTGGAAACCACGCTGTCTGCGCTCGGCGGCCGGCTGGAACTGGAGTTTGCCCGCCAGTGGACTCAGGCGCGCATTCTGCTGCCGAAAGGAGAGCATCCATGAGCCCCCGCATCTTGGTGGTGGAAGACGACGAAGCGCTGCGTACGCAACTGATACGTGGCCTGGAGCGGCGCGGCTGGGCATGCATTGCCGCCGATGACGCGCCGCTGTGCCGCACCCGGTTGCTGGCGGCACAGCCGTTTGACGCGGCCCTGCTCGACCTCAACCTCGGCACCGACAACGGGCTCGACCTGATCGCGCCGATCCTGCGCCACTCGCCGGCCTGCCGGGTGCTGGTGCTGACCGGCTACGGCAGTATCCCCTCGGCGGTGGCGGCCACCCGCCGCGGCGCTCACAACTACCTGACCAAACCCGCCAGCCTGGCTGACATCCTTGCTGCACTGGATGCCGATCCGGTGGCCGACACCCCGCTGCTGCCGGATGTACCGCCGTCGTTGGAGCGGCTGGAATGGGAGCACATCCAGCGCGTGCTGGAAGAGCACGACGGCAATATTTCTGCGGCCGCACGGGTGCTCGGCATTCATCGCCGCACGCTGCAACGGCGGCTGAAAAAGCGCCCCAGCGCCAGCGACTATGCCCGCGATTGGCAGAGCCCGGAAAAATAAGACTTTGGCGCGCACCGCCAACAACTTTTTTGCGTTGCGCCGCAGCCGAAGCTGCTACCATGGCCCACCCTATATCCCCTTCAACTTGCGCCCCACTGACGGCGTTGGACCAGGGTGGCCATGTCTGCTGTGACGCATCGTTCCGTGACCCGGCGCCGCTTAGCGCGGGCCCTGTTGCCGCTGGCATTGCTGGCCGGTCCGGCGCTGGCCGCACCGTCCCCCAGCCTGCGATTGGAAGGCGCCAGCGGCGAGCTGCGCGACAACCTGCGCGCACACCTGCAAGTGGACCAAGAAAGTTGCGAACTGCCCCGTTGGCGCGAACGTGGTGTCATCCGCCATGCCACCGAACAGGCCTCTGAAGCGCACCGCGCGCTCGGCTATTACCAAGCACGCAGTGACATCTCGTTGGAGCGCACCGAGGACTGCTGGCAGCTGGTGGTGCACACCACGCCCGGCCCGCAAGCAGTGTTCATCGAGGTCACCGTGAAAGTGGAAGGCGAGGCCTCTGCATTGCCGGCGTTCCACCGGCTGATGGAGCGCCCCGGTATTGCCATCGGCGACCCGCTGCGTCACGACCGCTACGAGCAATTGAAGAACGAGCTGGTGCGCATGGCCGCCGACTTCGGTTTCTTCGAGAGCAGCTTGGTGACCCATCGGCTGCAGGTGGACCCACACACCAACAGCGGCCGCATCCTGCTGCATTTGCGCAGCGGACCGCGCTATCACTTCGGCGAGATCGACCTGCAACAGGACGTGCTCTATCCGCGCTTGGCGCAACGCTTCGTGCCGTTTGCCGCTGGCGATCCCTACGATGCGCGCGAACTGATCCGCTTGCAGCAGCAACTCAACAGCAGCGGCTACTACAGCAGCGCGCGGGTAATGAGCGACCCCGAGCCGGATCAGCTGGACGTGCCAGTGACGGTGACCACTGAGCCGCGCCCAAAACACGGCTACATGGCCGGTATCGGCTTTTCCACCGACACCGGGCCGCGGTTGCGACTGGGCTATGAAAACCGCCGCCTGAACCGTGCTGGCCACCGTTACAGCATCGAAAGCGAAGCATCACCGGTGCGGCGCGGCCTCGGCATGAACTATGAAATCCCGATCCGGCCGGCAAAGGAAAAAGTCACCATCTCCGCCAGCTATCTGGATGAGGAAACCGACTCCAGCACCAGCGAGCGCTACCGGCTCGGTACCGCCCATCAGGTCGAGCTGAACTCCGGCTGGATCGCCACCACCTCGCTGGAATACGAGCGCGAGCATTTTGAAGTGGCCGGCGACCGTGACCGCACCGAGCTGGTGATGCCCGGTTTCGAACTGTCGCGCACCCGCGCCGACCACCCGGTGTACCCGCGCCACGGCTGGCACCTGTCCGGCAAGGTACGGGTGGCCAGTGAGGACATGCTGTCATCGGTGACGCTGCAACAGTTCATCGGACGCGGCAAATACATCATGCCGCTGTTCGGCGGCCGCCTGCTGGCGCGCACCGAAGTGGGCCTGACCCACGCCGACGAAGTGGTGCGACTGCCCAGTTCAGTGCGCTTCTTTGCCGGGGGTGACAATAGCGTGCGCGGTTACAGCTACCAAAGCCTCGGCCCGCGCAACAATCGCGGCGATGTGATCGGTGGCCGCCACTTGCTCACCGGCACTGTGGAATACGACCACCTGTTTCTGCCGCAATGGGCCTGGGCCGTGTTTGTGGATGGCGGTAACGCGTTCGACAAGCTCGATGACTTTGACACCGTGTACGGCTACGGCCTTGGCATCCGCTGGCGTTCGCCGATCGGCCCGATCCGGCTGGATGTGGCGCGCCCCTCCGACGGCCGCGACAACTTCCGTATCCACGTGAGCATGGGGACCGACCTGTGATGCGCATCATCTGGCGGGTGCTGCGGTGGCTGCTGGTCACCGTGCTGGTGTTGGTGCTGGTGCTGCCGCTGGTATTGCTCGGCCTGGCCGGCACCGAAGGCGGCAGCCGCTGGCTGATCCAGCAGGGCCTGCGGGCAGTGCCGGGTGACGCAGCATTAGTCGACTCACAGGGCAGTATCCTGCGCGGCCTGCACCTTACCGGCCTGCATCTGGCCTTGGACGCTGCCACTATCGACATCGACGATCTGCGTCTGCAAGTGGCATTCAGGGCGCTGACCCAACGCCGAGTACTGGTGCGTGAGTTGGCCGCCGACGGCGTGCGGGTGCAGGTTCACCCGCAACCGGACAGCGAACCGCCACCGCCCGCCGAACCGTTCGATTTCAACGCGCTGCCGGACATTGAATTGCCGGTGGACATCGCCCTGCCGGCGGTCAGTGTCACCGCACTGACGGTCACCCTGCCGGACAGCGAGCCGCTGCGGTTTGATGCCATTCGGCTGGCCGCCAATACCGACCGCGACCGCCTGCACCTGCAGCAACTGCAGGTGGTGCACGCACTCGGCCAGGCCACGCTCAGCGGCAACATCGGCACCCATCACCCCTACCCATTGGATGCCTGGTTGGAT is a window of Alcanivorax sp. REN37 DNA encoding:
- a CDS encoding HU family DNA-binding protein gives rise to the protein MAAKKKAAAAKPAAPKTTAKAKAPAKAAAKAAPAKKPAAKAAAPRKAKAITEPMNKTQIMSTIAESTGLSRKQVSDVLDELALIMEGHIGKKGAGHFTLPGLMKVTTVKKPATKARKGINPFTGEETTFKAKPASIAVKVRPLKKLKDMASA
- a CDS encoding AAA family ATPase, which translates into the protein MSRILFTGAPGAGKTTLLNALAAQGFTVAPELARALLVDSPLPLAGARRCRQLARAELARHRPPPAGLVLHDRGLLDAWVVQQAGGQRPAPALPRALQQQRYRLVLFFPHWPAIYRRDAQRRQWPPAARASATALWQACQHWGYRPLSVPCLPPAARLRCVLAQLPGVESGPGQCP
- a CDS encoding PA4642 family protein, which gives rise to MSERKDKKKVIGEPMTDEQIKVFLDNDPEAGVDADFHSLMRAYRSLREEDFERFLGFFTAAGRRVDARDPAGHTLADLIADHVRGADYLDSLRRHGG
- a CDS encoding class I SAM-dependent methyltransferase — protein: MRAWYESRIFPHVLNTATRPLYPARRALLEHARGRVLELGVGTGANFEHYPAAASEIVGIEPVASMLALAAQRAGSRDDARRFRLVGAPAEQLPFADHSFDTVIGCLVFCTVADPVTAANEAFRVLKPGGQLLLMEHVASEQPGRLRLQRWLNPLWRPLACGCEIHRDTGQVLAQAGFDLDAVKRWHHPRLAPPMRELLYGSAMRPGG
- a CDS encoding sensor histidine kinase is translated as MTSSWHQPRTWRRRLLLLRAGLITVLALVFWVADLRGVLPLPTLEAAAWLVVLWLPSIGCVLTWQANRRWQERLLAVEASADMVLFLGLLHQLGGAANPLAYYLLVPVTLAALSLPLRIAAPLSALAIAGYGFTLHWYGEPLDSAPLHALTQDIHPHHGLGMWLAFGAVALVLTGMGQLLRRTLRQEARSHSRALDLALQRERMYQVAASLADHAHELNTPLSTLLLLSESLADNPALPDDARSEAMQIGELARRVSQRLRPPATPAAGDSAPQSLSKLCQGLAHNLRHLAPTLRVHFSGPEDPLLPHPVALQRVLTNLGYNACDAGARTLDVACSTAGEHWLLQLSDDGPRSAVAPERAGLGIGLTLVETTLSALGGRLELEFARQWTQARILLPKGEHP
- a CDS encoding response regulator transcription factor, whose protein sequence is MSPRILVVEDDEALRTQLIRGLERRGWACIAADDAPLCRTRLLAAQPFDAALLDLNLGTDNGLDLIAPILRHSPACRVLVLTGYGSIPSAVAATRRGAHNYLTKPASLADILAALDADPVADTPLLPDVPPSLERLEWEHIQRVLEEHDGNISAAARVLGIHRRTLQRRLKKRPSASDYARDWQSPEK
- a CDS encoding autotransporter assembly complex protein TamA; translated protein: MSAVTHRSVTRRRLARALLPLALLAGPALAAPSPSLRLEGASGELRDNLRAHLQVDQESCELPRWRERGVIRHATEQASEAHRALGYYQARSDISLERTEDCWQLVVHTTPGPQAVFIEVTVKVEGEASALPAFHRLMERPGIAIGDPLRHDRYEQLKNELVRMAADFGFFESSLVTHRLQVDPHTNSGRILLHLRSGPRYHFGEIDLQQDVLYPRLAQRFVPFAAGDPYDARELIRLQQQLNSSGYYSSARVMSDPEPDQLDVPVTVTTEPRPKHGYMAGIGFSTDTGPRLRLGYENRRLNRAGHRYSIESEASPVRRGLGMNYEIPIRPAKEKVTISASYLDEETDSSTSERYRLGTAHQVELNSGWIATTSLEYEREHFEVAGDRDRTELVMPGFELSRTRADHPVYPRHGWHLSGKVRVASEDMLSSVTLQQFIGRGKYIMPLFGGRLLARTEVGLTHADEVVRLPSSVRFFAGGDNSVRGYSYQSLGPRNNRGDVIGGRHLLTGTVEYDHLFLPQWAWAVFVDGGNAFDKLDDFDTVYGYGLGIRWRSPIGPIRLDVARPSDGRDNFRIHVSMGTDL